One genomic region from Reichenbachiella ulvae encodes:
- a CDS encoding TonB-dependent receptor — MESGVHTTKEKALSLNLNESIYGSLAEIGAGQEVAANFFKAGGASGTIAKTMSAYDMDFSDAIYGQTERYVCQEKLMKMLDKEYGLLSKRLTARADKSKFFAFANTIETINFKKTNQGHGWLGVRFQLEPNAPHNDIIIHVVLKDPETIWQQEVLGKIGVNLIYACFNHNINPDRMMVSIVDNISEGRVEIDYFKLSGPSFKHVDNRLMSLKLVKYGLTHAAMFDKNGNNQQPSTFLYKKNICVLRGYFRPVTVVSEDMIESSINEFKKDAKVEHDKILITTELTLNDLSMDGKIDENDFLDRVELLNSLDHNVLISNYTEHYKLAAFLSQFTKGKRMSFVVGTDNLRKLFDESYYESLRGGLLESFSRLFGSNVKLLIYPTLYNGQIETSLNFEPPKHLEHLYLYLKENDFIVDIDSAKRNIQHVQSNEVLSQIKSGDSGWEQHVPGKVASMIKDNKMFGYKA, encoded by the coding sequence ATGGAATCAGGTGTACATACCACGAAAGAAAAAGCCTTATCACTAAATCTAAACGAATCAATTTATGGATCATTAGCGGAAATTGGCGCTGGCCAGGAAGTCGCCGCTAATTTTTTCAAAGCAGGAGGTGCTTCAGGTACCATTGCCAAAACCATGTCGGCCTATGACATGGACTTTTCGGATGCCATTTATGGACAGACGGAGCGATATGTCTGCCAGGAAAAGTTGATGAAAATGCTGGACAAAGAGTATGGCCTTCTTTCGAAAAGGTTAACCGCACGTGCAGACAAGAGCAAATTCTTTGCATTTGCCAACACCATCGAAACCATCAACTTTAAAAAGACCAATCAAGGGCACGGTTGGTTGGGGGTTAGATTCCAATTGGAGCCTAACGCGCCGCACAATGATATCATCATACATGTTGTATTGAAGGACCCAGAGACGATTTGGCAGCAGGAAGTTTTGGGTAAAATTGGAGTTAACTTGATCTATGCCTGCTTCAACCACAATATCAATCCTGATAGAATGATGGTTTCTATCGTGGACAACATAAGTGAAGGACGAGTAGAAATTGATTACTTCAAACTCTCTGGCCCAAGCTTTAAGCATGTAGACAACCGTTTGATGAGTTTGAAACTAGTCAAATATGGTTTAACTCATGCAGCCATGTTTGATAAGAACGGAAACAACCAGCAGCCATCTACTTTCCTTTACAAAAAGAATATCTGTGTTCTAAGAGGGTATTTCCGACCTGTCACGGTAGTGAGTGAGGATATGATTGAGTCTTCCATCAACGAGTTCAAAAAGGACGCAAAAGTTGAGCATGACAAAATATTGATTACCACTGAACTGACACTGAACGATCTGTCTATGGATGGAAAAATCGACGAAAACGATTTTCTGGATAGAGTCGAGCTACTCAACTCTCTTGATCACAATGTATTGATCTCTAACTATACCGAACATTATAAACTTGCCGCATTTCTTTCCCAGTTTACAAAAGGAAAACGCATGTCCTTCGTAGTGGGAACAGATAATCTGCGCAAACTATTCGACGAGAGCTATTATGAAAGCCTGAGAGGAGGACTTTTGGAATCCTTCAGTCGATTATTTGGTTCTAATGTCAAACTACTCATCTACCCTACCCTATACAATGGTCAAATTGAGACCTCTCTGAATTTTGAGCCACCCAAGCATTTAGAGCACTTGTACCTCTATTTGAAGGAAAATGACTTCATTGTGGACATTGATTCAGCCAAAAGGAACATACAGCATGTCCAATCCAACGAGGTTTTGAGTCAAATAAAGTCTGGAGACTCTGGCTGGGAACAACATGTACCAGGGAAAGTTGCCAGTATGATCAAAGACAACAAGATGTTTGGCTACAAAGCCTAA
- a CDS encoding phosphoribosylpyrophosphate synthetase yields MKTQTFDTLSEAMNALTKEGFKENFIPKENSIHAVFSDKHYQPQELKITRNFRFEGMTNPGDSTELFAIEAKDGTKGTMSMNYGANGHQNDELIKNIEMVDNQN; encoded by the coding sequence ATGAAAACACAAACTTTTGATACACTTTCGGAAGCGATGAATGCCTTAACTAAAGAGGGGTTTAAGGAAAACTTCATTCCCAAAGAGAATTCCATTCATGCCGTCTTTTCAGATAAGCATTACCAGCCACAAGAGCTAAAAATTACCCGCAATTTCAGATTCGAAGGGATGACTAACCCTGGAGATTCAACTGAATTATTTGCCATTGAGGCCAAAGACGGAACCAAAGGAACCATGAGTATGAACTATGGAGCCAACGGTCATCAAAATGATGAATTGATCAAAAACATTGAAATGGTCGATAACCAGAACTAA
- a CDS encoding FG-GAP repeat domain-containing protein, whose translation MKKLPNLVLSTLLLLIVSLSCSKKSEKRSGKELYTTYCASCHQAVEIQDLPKKTWDQYVLPEMAAKMGIREEGYNPYEGMSYRKMEATIRSGQYPTQAMLSQEEWRILREYIIQLAPDSVINDVPTITETNLEFKSHQVNLDDAGGAYVVRLGYDQSTHAVLAQDLSGRLFEYDFLSTKRTLRFDWETTVIDYTKTSKASYLTEIGVLNPSEEKKGRLIKVEGDTTVLVDSLHRPVHTLVRDLNNDGELEFVISEFGHLTGQLSLLKKDPKGQYVKEALYGLPGVIRVIAKDMNQDGNLDLIFVASQAREGIYVLYQEENLTFSLKQLVSMSPVYGISWFELLDFDGDGDLDIVTVNGDNADYSVVLKPYHGMRIYLNQGENNFDEAYFYPMNGATRVKSGDFDQDGDWDFALMSTFPDYGKTTDQSIIYLENKDTEGMEFVPSVFPVSNEGRWLVMESADVDQDGDEDLIFGSFTYTFSPVPELFTSKWANNSTDLLVLENLLRD comes from the coding sequence ATGAAAAAGCTCCCAAACCTGGTTTTGTCCACTCTGCTATTGTTGATTGTTTCTTTGTCATGCTCTAAAAAGAGCGAAAAAAGAAGCGGGAAGGAATTATACACTACCTATTGCGCCTCATGTCATCAAGCTGTAGAAATTCAGGATTTGCCTAAAAAAACCTGGGATCAATATGTTTTGCCAGAAATGGCTGCTAAGATGGGAATTAGAGAAGAAGGCTATAATCCCTATGAGGGGATGAGCTATCGGAAAATGGAAGCGACCATCAGGTCAGGTCAATATCCAACTCAAGCCATGCTGAGTCAGGAGGAATGGCGAATATTGCGTGAATACATCATCCAATTGGCGCCTGATTCAGTGATTAATGATGTACCAACCATTACTGAAACCAATTTGGAGTTTAAATCCCATCAGGTCAATTTGGATGATGCCGGAGGGGCTTATGTTGTTAGATTGGGTTATGATCAATCTACACATGCGGTCTTGGCTCAGGATCTATCAGGACGTTTATTTGAATATGATTTTTTATCTACGAAAAGGACGCTAAGGTTTGACTGGGAGACTACTGTGATAGATTATACCAAAACTTCTAAGGCTTCTTATCTCACCGAAATTGGCGTTTTAAACCCCTCTGAAGAGAAAAAAGGGCGATTGATAAAAGTGGAAGGGGACACCACTGTTTTAGTAGATAGCCTTCATCGTCCTGTGCATACATTGGTGCGAGATTTGAATAATGATGGTGAACTAGAATTTGTTATCAGTGAATTTGGACACTTGACGGGTCAACTTTCGCTTTTGAAAAAGGATCCTAAGGGCCAATATGTCAAGGAAGCATTGTATGGTCTGCCTGGTGTGATACGTGTGATCGCGAAAGATATGAATCAAGACGGGAACTTAGATTTGATATTTGTTGCTTCACAGGCAAGGGAAGGAATCTATGTTCTTTATCAGGAAGAGAATCTTACATTCTCGTTGAAGCAGTTGGTGTCGATGAGTCCGGTTTATGGAATCAGCTGGTTTGAGTTATTAGATTTTGACGGAGATGGTGATTTGGATATCGTAACGGTCAATGGCGATAATGCCGATTACTCGGTTGTGCTCAAGCCTTATCACGGTATGCGTATTTATCTCAATCAAGGAGAAAATAACTTTGATGAGGCCTATTTCTACCCTATGAATGGTGCCACCAGGGTAAAATCTGGAGATTTTGATCAAGATGGCGATTGGGACTTTGCCTTAATGTCTACATTCCCTGATTACGGAAAAACAACAGATCAATCTATTATTTATTTGGAGAATAAAGATACTGAGGGGATGGAGTTTGTGCCTAGTGTGTTTCCCGTGTCTAATGAGGGAAGATGGTTAGTGATGGAGTCTGCTGATGTGGATCAGGATGGAGACGAAGATTTAATCTTTGGGTCTTTCACTTATACCTTTTCGCCTGTCCCAGAGCTTTTTACTTCGAAATGGGCTAATAATTCCACAGACCTTTTGGTATTGGAAAATCTATTGCGTGATTAA
- a CDS encoding TlpA family protein disulfide reductase, which translates to MLRKLIAGALLLSVILLLGFLFWEQELQYSFPTPVPNDYQIVPVNQSLVIPDSSLAPIDRPVFYHFFKPGCPCSRFNVKHFNSLKRKFESKMDFVVVVPEGSDFEKSLSYFDKELTVTIDQGMKLAHTFGVYSTPQAVIVNTDRKLFYRGNYNKARYCTDPGSNFAQMAIDSLMMNRNAPDFGLLSTISYGCGLPDNEFKLWKLTL; encoded by the coding sequence ATGCTAAGAAAATTAATAGCAGGAGCTTTGCTTCTTTCAGTCATCTTACTCCTTGGTTTCCTATTTTGGGAACAAGAACTCCAGTATTCCTTTCCAACTCCAGTCCCAAATGATTATCAGATCGTACCCGTTAATCAATCACTGGTGATACCTGATAGTAGCCTAGCTCCAATTGACCGACCTGTTTTCTACCACTTTTTTAAACCAGGGTGTCCCTGTTCCAGGTTCAATGTCAAACATTTCAATAGTTTGAAAAGAAAATTTGAATCCAAAATGGACTTTGTAGTTGTAGTACCTGAGGGAAGTGATTTTGAGAAATCCCTATCTTATTTTGACAAGGAATTGACTGTAACAATAGATCAGGGAATGAAGCTCGCACATACTTTCGGGGTTTATTCCACTCCACAAGCAGTAATAGTCAATACCGACAGAAAATTATTCTATCGAGGCAATTACAATAAGGCTAGATACTGTACAGACCCTGGCAGCAATTTTGCACAAATGGCAATAGACTCATTGATGATGAATAGAAATGCACCAGATTTCGGATTACTATCTACTATATCGTATGGGTGCGGATTGCCCGACAATGAATTTAAACTTTGGAAATTAACCCTTTAG